A genomic region of Streptococcus suis contains the following coding sequences:
- the ybeY gene encoding rRNA maturation RNase YbeY: MYIEMIDETGQVSAQMQEQITELLQFAAEKIGKQNKEMAVTFVDNKRVHEVNLEYRGIDRPTDVVSLEYKPESEIVFDEEDLLDNPELAEMMEDFDAYIGELYISIDKAREQAEDYGHSYEREMGFLAVHGFLHINGYDHYTPEEEAEMFGLQEEILTAYGLTRE, from the coding sequence ATGTATATTGAAATGATTGATGAAACAGGGCAGGTTTCTGCTCAAATGCAGGAGCAGATTACGGAATTGCTCCAGTTTGCTGCCGAAAAAATTGGCAAGCAGAATAAGGAAATGGCTGTGACCTTTGTGGACAATAAGCGTGTCCATGAGGTTAACTTGGAGTACCGAGGAATTGACCGTCCTACAGACGTTGTCAGCCTAGAATATAAGCCAGAGTCGGAGATTGTTTTTGATGAGGAAGACTTACTGGACAATCCTGAATTGGCTGAAATGATGGAAGATTTCGATGCTTATATTGGTGAATTGTATATTTCTATCGATAAGGCGCGTGAGCAAGCTGAAGATTATGGTCATAGCTACGAGCGCGAAATGGGCTTTTTAGCTGTACACGGTTTTCTGCATATCAATGGCTATGATCATTATACGCCAGAAGAAGAGGCAGAAATGTTTGGTTTACAAGAAGAAATTTTGACAGCTTATGGACTTACAAGAGAATAA
- a CDS encoding MurR/RpiR family transcriptional regulator, whose translation MLQTPKHISAIIESHLDQMTRLEKQIASYFTQLDPSSANLSQENTIQQLHISPSALTRFAKKCGFSGYREFVFAFQNNQQYLDKHFEKLQRSLTKKVLVDYEEILTATNKLVDEEKLEEIAKLIDSSKRVYFYGIGSSGLVAMEIKSRFMRLGVVCDAITDKNNLIWTTTILDPSCLVIGLSLSGQTEEVMEHLHLAAQKGIPTALLTTKSFLHPTFDQIIPVASVRHLNYGNRISPQIPLLIMLDIIYAYFLAIDQEKKENIFKQTIRE comes from the coding sequence ATGTTACAAACACCGAAACACATCTCTGCCATCATTGAGTCTCATCTGGATCAGATGACTAGACTTGAAAAGCAGATTGCTAGTTATTTTACTCAGTTAGATCCATCTAGCGCCAATCTTAGCCAAGAAAACACTATACAGCAACTCCACATTTCTCCATCTGCTCTTACCCGTTTTGCCAAAAAATGTGGATTTTCCGGTTATCGAGAATTTGTCTTTGCCTTTCAGAATAACCAACAATACTTGGATAAACATTTTGAAAAATTACAGCGGAGCTTAACAAAAAAAGTCTTGGTAGACTATGAGGAAATCCTAACTGCTACCAATAAACTCGTTGATGAAGAAAAATTGGAAGAAATTGCCAAACTGATTGACAGTAGCAAGCGTGTCTATTTTTACGGAATCGGCAGTTCTGGTTTGGTTGCAATGGAAATCAAATCCCGCTTTATGCGACTGGGTGTAGTTTGCGATGCAATTACTGATAAAAACAATCTTATTTGGACAACTACTATTTTAGACCCTAGTTGCCTGGTCATCGGTCTTTCTCTGTCTGGTCAGACAGAAGAGGTCATGGAGCATCTCCACCTGGCTGCTCAAAAGGGGATTCCTACCGCCCTGTTAACAACCAAGAGTTTTCTCCATCCGACTTTTGACCAAATCATTCCAGTCGCCTCTGTCCGCCACCTCAATTACGGCAATCGTATCTCACCACAAATTCCCCTGCTCATCATGCTAGATATTATCTACGCCTATTTTTTGGCTATTGACCAGGAGAAAAAAGAGAATATTTTCAAGCAGACTATTAGAGAATAA
- a CDS encoding PTS transporter subunit EIIC: MNFKKFSQLGQAFMLPISILPVAGLLLGIGGALSNSNAVAQFPVLDQAWLQAVFTIMSTAGSAVFANLALIFAIGVAVGLADADKGTAGLSAGVAYLVYTATISGFLTLFADKGASIDTGVLGALAIGITVATLHNKYRKIELPAFLGFFGGSRFIPIISSFAAIAIGSIFYIIWPPIQNLLVDFGKAIAEMGSFGTFLYGFGLRLTGAFGLHHTIYPMFWYTSLGGSEVVAGETIQGAQNIFFAQLADANHTGLFTYGTRFFAGRFATMIFGLPASCLAMYHAIPKENRKKVGSFYSSSALTSLLTGITEPIEFSFLFVAPWLYVVHAFLDGLSFLVADLLQIRIGNSFSGGLIDYLIFGVFQGNDKTNWIYVIPVGLLWAAVYYLVFKFLVTKFHVLVPGMESSDQASHSEKVLSNGSSLRDNAIAIIDALGGPDNIENVTACATRLRVSLRNSGLVDKGVIQSIGATAVLDVKGGIQAIFGGKAILYSQEINQILGLEE, translated from the coding sequence ATGAATTTTAAGAAGTTTTCTCAGCTAGGGCAGGCCTTTATGCTGCCAATCTCAATTTTGCCTGTGGCTGGTCTCTTACTGGGAATTGGAGGCGCCTTATCAAATAGTAATGCTGTAGCACAATTTCCTGTATTGGATCAAGCGTGGTTGCAAGCTGTATTCACTATCATGAGTACGGCAGGTAGTGCGGTATTTGCGAATTTAGCGCTGATTTTTGCAATTGGTGTTGCTGTAGGTTTGGCAGATGCTGATAAGGGGACTGCTGGCCTATCTGCTGGGGTTGCATACTTGGTTTATACGGCTACTATTAGTGGCTTTTTAACTCTTTTTGCAGATAAGGGAGCAAGCATTGATACTGGAGTTTTGGGCGCTTTAGCGATTGGTATTACTGTTGCAACTTTACACAATAAATACCGAAAAATTGAATTACCAGCCTTTCTTGGTTTCTTCGGAGGCTCTCGCTTTATTCCAATTATTTCATCATTTGCAGCAATTGCGATTGGTTCCATTTTTTATATAATTTGGCCACCGATTCAGAATTTGTTAGTTGATTTTGGTAAGGCAATCGCAGAGATGGGAAGTTTTGGAACCTTCTTATATGGTTTTGGATTACGTTTGACAGGTGCGTTTGGCTTGCACCATACCATCTATCCAATGTTTTGGTATACTTCATTAGGTGGAAGTGAAGTGGTAGCAGGTGAGACAATCCAAGGTGCGCAAAATATTTTCTTTGCTCAATTAGCAGATGCGAACCATACAGGCTTATTTACTTATGGAACTCGATTTTTTGCTGGTCGATTTGCAACGATGATTTTTGGTCTACCAGCATCTTGTTTGGCTATGTATCACGCAATTCCTAAGGAAAATCGTAAGAAGGTTGGCAGTTTTTATTCAAGTAGTGCATTAACTTCCCTATTGACAGGAATTACTGAACCAATCGAGTTTTCTTTCTTGTTTGTTGCTCCATGGCTATATGTTGTTCATGCATTTTTAGATGGACTATCATTCTTAGTTGCGGATCTCCTGCAAATTCGTATTGGGAACTCATTTTCTGGTGGGCTTATTGATTACTTGATTTTTGGTGTTTTCCAAGGAAATGACAAAACCAATTGGATTTACGTGATTCCTGTTGGCTTGCTTTGGGCAGCAGTTTATTATCTAGTTTTCAAATTTTTAGTAACCAAATTTCACGTGCTAGTTCCTGGTATGGAAAGCAGTGATCAAGCATCGCATTCTGAAAAAGTTTTATCAAACGGTTCTAGTCTTCGTGATAATGCAATTGCTATCATCGATGCTCTTGGTGGACCAGATAATATTGAGAATGTGACTGCCTGTGCGACTCGATTAAGAGTATCGCTCAGAAATAGTGGTCTTGTGGATAAGGGAGTTATTCAGTCTATAGGTGCAACGGCTGTTTTGGATGTAAAAGGAGGAATACAGGCTATTTTCGGAGGTAAGGCTATTCTGTATAGCCAAGAAATCAATCAAATTCTTGGTCTTGAAGAATAG